The genomic DNA GCATAATCTTTCAGGTTGCCGTAGTGCGTCGTTACTACACCAAAGGCACGTACTTTGTTCAGCTCTTCCAAAATGGCTTGGGCAATTGCGCCGCCAAAATTGGGTTCTGTGCCTGTGCCGAACTCATCTATCAGAAACAGCGACCTACGCCCCGCCAATTTTATGAACTGGCGCATATTGGTAAGGTGCGAACTGTAAGTACTTAGGTCATTTTCAAGCGATTGCTCATCGCCAATGTCAATGAATATTTCTTCAAAAATACCAGCTTCCGAGCCTAAATCCATGGGCGGCAGCAAGCCACATTGTATCATATATTGCACCAACCCAACGGTTTTGAGACAAACGGATTTACCGCCAGCGTTGGGCCCCGAAATCACCAAAATACGTTTGTCGTGTGCCAGCTCGATGTTAAGCGGCTGAATACTACGGCCTTGTTTGCGATGACTCAGCAGCAAAAGCGGATGTTTGGCATTTTGCCAGCTAATGTGTTGCCTTTTGGTGAAATTGGGCATATTGCCGCCAATTTCGAGTGCGAAACGGGCTTTGGCTCTAATGAAATCAATTAATCCCAAAAAAGTATAAGCCTTGCGCAAAGCGGGCACGTAAGGACGCACAAAATCAGTGAGTTGTAGCAGGATTCGGAACACTTCGCGGCGTTCTTCGTACTCTAATTCACGAATGTTATTATTAGCATCGAAAATCTCGGCAGGCTCAATATATACGGTTTGGCCTGTGGCCGACTCGTCGTGCACGAAGCCCTTTACTTTGCGTTTGTGTTCGGCGGCGATGGGAATCACCATGCGGCCACTGCGCACGGTCAAGTTTACGTCATCGTCTATAAATCCTTGATTTTTAGCACTTTTCAGAATGTTATCGAGGCGGCGGCGCAAGGTGCTTTGCTCTGAGATAATGGCGCGGCGGATTCGTTGCAGCTCCGAAGATGCTGTATCGCGTACTTTACCGCGTTCGTCTATTACAAATTCAATGCGTTCTTGCAATTTTTTATCCAACTCCACCAGTTGCGTCAGCTCCCGCAATTGCGTGTAGCGGTCTTCTTCTTTTTGCTTGAAAAAACGCAAACAAGCCATTATCGTCCCTAACGAGAGTTTCAGGTCGGTAAATTCTTGTTCGTCGAGGCAAGTGCCTTCTATTTCGGCTTTGCGCAAATGCGTGCTTACATCGTTGAAATGTTGGTTGGGAAAACTGTCCTCGTACAACACGATGTCTTTAAACTCGTTGGTTTGTGCCAGCAGTTTTTGGAGGTTATCAAATTTATCCGAAAAACGGATTTTATCTACAAAAGCATGGCCGAGCGTGCCTGCACATTCGGCTTTGAGTAAGAGGCGGATTTGGTCGAATCCGATTTTTTGTTCAAAATTCTTAGGGTAAATCAAACTGATTATGTAGTTGTTAGAGATTAAAAAATAATCGTTTTTGTTCCGAACAGGCTGCAAAGGTATGATAATTCGATGGATTATGCTACTTTGGCGGCGAGGCGGCGGGTTTACTTATAGAACCAATTTTAGGTAATAATTTGTTTCCTAACAGGAGCTTGTCTAATCCTTTTTTGCTTTAATTTTTATGACAGAAGAAAATAACATTGTTAATCGCGTTGCCAATAGCGGACTAATTACGATCAATTTGGAAGATTATTATCATGCTGGAGAAAGAGTGTTATGGGACATTGCGCCGCATTTGTTTCAGGGGCTTTTGTTGCGCGAAAAAGATTTCAGAGACTTTATCAAACAACACGACTGGGCACAATACGAAGGTAAAAACATTGCTATTACGTGCAGTGCCGATGCCATCGTCCCGACGTGGGCGTATATGTTGTTGGCCACGCAGTTTGAGCCATACGCGCACCGCGTGGTATTCGGGGACTTGCAAACGCTGGAGCAGGCTTTGTACCAAGAGGCCATCGCCCGAATAGACAAAACCGCCCTGACCGATGCCAAAGTAATCGTGAAAGGCTGCAACAAATATGATGTGCCCGTGTTTGCTTATACGGAACTGGCCTATCAACTAAAGCCGTATGTGGCCAGCCTCATGTTTGGGGAAGCGTGCAGCAACGTGCCTTTGTACAAGAAAAAAGCCGCCAAGAAAGCCACAGAATAAACTAAAAAAAGCCTTGATTATCAAGGCTTTTTTTAGTTGGTGTCCAT from Flexibacter flexilis DSM 6793 includes the following:
- a CDS encoding endonuclease MutS2 encodes the protein MIYPKNFEQKIGFDQIRLLLKAECAGTLGHAFVDKIRFSDKFDNLQKLLAQTNEFKDIVLYEDSFPNQHFNDVSTHLRKAEIEGTCLDEQEFTDLKLSLGTIMACLRFFKQKEEDRYTQLRELTQLVELDKKLQERIEFVIDERGKVRDTASSELQRIRRAIISEQSTLRRRLDNILKSAKNQGFIDDDVNLTVRSGRMVIPIAAEHKRKVKGFVHDESATGQTVYIEPAEIFDANNNIRELEYEERREVFRILLQLTDFVRPYVPALRKAYTFLGLIDFIRAKARFALEIGGNMPNFTKRQHISWQNAKHPLLLLSHRKQGRSIQPLNIELAHDKRILVISGPNAGGKSVCLKTVGLVQYMIQCGLLPPMDLGSEAGIFEEIFIDIGDEQSLENDLSTYSSHLTNMRQFIKLAGRRSLFLIDEFGTGTEPNFGGAIAQAILEELNKVRAFGVVTTHYGNLKDYAQLTQGLINGAMRFDVQNLEPLYQLEIGKPGSSFALEIAEKIGLPNIVIEHAKNNVGEKQVNLDKLLRELEIERKVYADRNLQLQIKDRQLSKAITDYTELKNTLDNRRKAELNDARAKARALVQEANQRIETAIREIRESNADKEQTKEVRKSIEIFKESLAPEILANVPDSKKDANKNEPVINLIGGAIEEGDYVRVRDTGTVAEVLTVRGKEAEIRMGELKSLIKINRLERISRKDYRNSLGAPESPQSRMQGIDLNEKMMAFSFNLDLRGKRGEEAITEVDNFIDNAIMLGTPELRIVHGKGDGILRNLIRTHLRRYKQVATMQDEHPDRGGAGVTLITLR
- a CDS encoding DUF2480 family protein; its protein translation is MTEENNIVNRVANSGLITINLEDYYHAGERVLWDIAPHLFQGLLLREKDFRDFIKQHDWAQYEGKNIAITCSADAIVPTWAYMLLATQFEPYAHRVVFGDLQTLEQALYQEAIARIDKTALTDAKVIVKGCNKYDVPVFAYTELAYQLKPYVASLMFGEACSNVPLYKKKAAKKATE